In the Oncorhynchus nerka isolate Pitt River linkage group LG2, Oner_Uvic_2.0, whole genome shotgun sequence genome, one interval contains:
- the LOC115137356 gene encoding uncharacterized protein LOC115137356 isoform X1, which produces MNEGLVDNRGSERGPGEEDMEINGEVLKPTNDLLLEREERTEFGDNGLERTSQVLSPLEALAPSDSLDIQDHATSVPVMTGNGQTEKIPGGVAEEQPVDWFEPLEDDNYEDDTQGWNLGLAMGERRVNGKGDAEEESVAGSERSGSVAGLEKKINSNNLFSVYRRKKKVTVEEGWEDWPALGKGWKRKAVVRRSGSSVGQSDVYYMSPSNERVRSRVELSKVLADTLDMTMFDYKAGVFRGAGQPKPLRARKTNIQKDPPPLVDCGFSSESSLKDRGDRADSPDSHHRLTPLSRSSMGTPSKDLQHTTPPRPNSSLAKISSASVARDVEDVKQNATKLPLSPASSLSVSINGKAGSEPFFGICAICGNSYTGLEYERQMKSPCCTICRANNPTIAKIQLHQRFRKWIPCGHCRACLTTEDCGSCANCKKTLNPDTRKLVRCRKRKCKCPILKYKPDGPQMLDPYPMTNFQIDSRELQNSTSQYSDPEDFSVNVDIEDDDEEFDGDDADYEAWVRKRKRRSCGKCEACNSRTDCGTCDFCIDKPKFGGSNKKRQKCRLRQCQRQAMRHLLPFQLGQTDFGSQEGWVQLGRPRPHFTYSRKTTSKKRKTPHLQVDMEFTDDDDEPLQQEEDYRYMETAHWRPMLPSKRRDENFRNHIPTVQVGINLDSNLKRTSTQTYLLAHKETVEIVKNNSLLEHVPDILNLISSPAYCTLFKPADPAVKYVGPPVENTSSAAPDRQSGMNGGGPSVDMDVETPSVEPEVEEVTPMITQIFSLADSAGTSGIDQEHELLKLLKSIHSSALPTLWFAIMVEGPTLQLLQCSKLSHMVDTTVQIDPSFYYQICVQGQPLLLTHPLYGAHPSCLTSVPQVANLLLDLEKYNVCQGVPTKEQPFSQAPIIIERASTCDFLVLKETEQCVRCKALSCSY; this is translated from the exons ATGAATGAAGGACTGGTGGATAACCGAGGTTccgagagagggccaggggaggAAGACATGGAGATAAACGGAGAGGTACTAAAACCTACAAATGATCTACTtctagaaagggaggagaggactgaGTTTGGGGACAATGGGCTGGAGAGGACCTCTCAGGTCCTATCGCCACTGGAGGCCCTGGCTCCCTCGGACAGCCTTGACATTCAGGACCATGCCACCTCTGTTCCTGTGATGACAGGCAATGGGCAGACAGAGAAGATCCCAGGGGGAGTTGCTGAGGAACAACCTGTAGACTGGTTTGAGCCTCTGGAAGATGACAATTATGAAGATGACACACAGGGTTGGAACTTGGGACTTGCGATGGGGGAGCGACGCGTGAATGGAAAAGGGGATGCCGAAGAGGAGAGTGTTGCAGGGAGCGAAAGGAGCGGTAGCGTGGCAGGCCTTGAGAAGAAAATCAACAGCAACAACCT GTTTTCTGTTTATAGACGGAAGAAAAAAGTAACAGTTGAAGAGGGCTGGGAGGACTGGCCGGCACTTGGAAAGGGGTGGAAGCGCAAAGCGGTTGTTCGTCGTTCAGGTTCTAGTGTTGGCCAGAGTGACGTTTATTACATGAG TCCGAGTAATGAGCGTGTGAGAAGTAGGGTTGAGCTTTCCAAAGTCCTGGCAGATACTCTGGACATGACAATGTTTGATTACAAAGCAGGGGTGTTCAGGGGTGCTGGACAACCCAAGCCCTTGCGTGCGAGAAAGAcg AACATACAGAAGGATCCTCCTCCCTTAGTGGACTGTGGATTTTCCTCAGAGTCCAGCTTGAAGGACAGAGGGGACCGGGCAGACAGTCCTGACTCCCATCACAGACTGACCCCTCTGAGTCGCAGCTCTATGGGCACGCCAAGCAAAGATCTCCAACATACCACTCCCCCAAGACCGAACTCGTCTCTTGCAAAGATTAGTTCAGCTTCTGTCGCTCGTGATGTGGAAGATGTGAAGCAAAATGCAACTAAACTGCCCTTGAGCCCTGCATCATCACTTTCAGTCTCCATCAATGGGAAGGCTGGTTCAGAGCCCTTCTTTGG CATCTGTGCCATTTGTGGTAATTCATATACAGGCTTAGAGTATGAAAGGCAGATGAAGAGTCCCTGTTGCACCATATGCAGGG CCAACAATCCAACTATAGCCAAGATTCAACTTCATCAAAGATTCAGAAAG TGGATTCCTTGTGGTCACTGTAGGGCTTGCCTTACCACAGAAGATTGTGGTAGTTGTGCCAACTGCAAAAAAACACTGAACCCTGACACCAGAAAACTTGTCCGCTGTCGGAAACGCAAATGCAAATGTCCTATCCTCAAG tataaaCCCGATGGTCCCCAAATGTTGGATCCCTATCCCATGACGAATTTTCAG ATTGACAGCAGAGAATTGCAG AACTCCACTTCTCAATACAGTGACCCTGAGGACTTCTCTGTGAATGTCGATATAGAAGATGACGATGAAGAGTTTGATGGTGATGATGCTGACTATGAG GCTTGGGTGAGGAAACGTAAGCGGCGCTCCTGTGGGAAGTGTGAAGCCTGTAATAGTAGGACAGACTGTGGCACTTGTGATTTCTGCATAGACAAACCCAAGTTTGGAGGCAGCAATAAGAAGAGACAGAAGTGCCGTCTACGGCAGTGCCAGAGACAAGCCATG AGACACTTGTTGCCCTTTCAGTTGGGCCAGACTGATTTTGGGTCCCAAGAGGGGTGGGTGCAGCTTGGCAGGCCTAGGCCTCACTTTACATACAGTCGCAAGACAACCTCAAAGAAAAGAAAAACACCGCATCTGCAAGTGGACATGGAGTTCACTGATGATGACGACGAGCCACTGCAGCAAGAAGAGGATTATCGCTACATGGAAACA GCACATTGGCGCCCTATGCTTCCCAGCAAACGCCGGGATGAGAATTTCAGAAACCACATACCGACAGTCCAGGTTGGAATCAATTTGGATTCAAACTTAAAGAGAACATCAACTCAAACctatcttttg GCTCACAAAGAGACTGTGGAAATTGTCAAAAATAATTCACTTCTGGAGCATGTCCCAGATATCCTCAACCTTATAAGTTCTCCAGCA TATTGCACACTGTTCAAACCGGCAGACCCCGCGGTGAAATATGTTGGACCCCCAGTTGAGAATACATCCtcagcagctccggacagacagaGTGGAATGAATGGAGGAGGGCCAAGTGTGGACATGGATGTAGAAACGCCGTCTGTGGAGCCAGAAGTGGAGGAGGTCACACCTATG ATCACTCAGATCTTCAGTCTTGCTGACAGTGCAGGAACAAGTGGGATCGACCAAGAACATGAGCTGTTAAAGCTACTTAAGTCCATTCACAGCTCTGCACTCCCCACACTCTGGTTTGCCATAATGGTGGAGGGCCCGACACTACAGCTACTGCAGTGCTCTAAGCTCTCCCACATGGTGGACACAACCGTGCAGATTGACCCAAGCTTCTACTATCAGATCTGTGTACAGGGCCAGCCGCTGCTCCTCACCCACCCGCTGTATGGAGCTCACCCATCCTGCTTGACATCTGTGCCCCAGGTGGCGAACCTGCTCCTGGATCTGGAGAAGTACAACGTGTGCCAGGGGGTCCCGACCAAGGAACAGCCATTCAGCCAGGCTCCAATTATCATTGAGCGGGCATCAACCTGTGACTTTCTGGTACTTAAAGAAACCGAGCAATGTGTGAGGTGTAAGGCCTTATCCTGCAGCTATTAA
- the LOC115137356 gene encoding uncharacterized protein LOC115137356 isoform X2 encodes MNEGLVDNRGSERGPGEEDMEINGEVLKPTNDLLLEREERTEFGDNGLERTSQVLSPLEALAPSDSLDIQDHATSVPVMTGNGQTEKIPGGVAEEQPVDWFEPLEDDNYEDDTQGWNLGLAMGERRVNGKGDAEEESVAGSERSGSVAGLEKKINSNNLFSVYRRKKKVTVEEGWEDWPALGKGWKRKAVVRRSGSSVGQSDVYYMSPSNERVRSRVELSKVLADTLDMTMFDYKAGVFRGAGQPKPLRARKTNIQKDPPPLVDCGFSSESSLKDRGDRADSPDSHHRLTPLSRSSMGTPSKDLQHTTPPRPNSSLAKISSASVARDVEDVKQNATKLPLSPASSLSVSINGKAGSEPFFGICAICGNSYTGLEYERQMKSPCCTICRANNPTIAKIQLHQRFRKWIPCGHCRACLTTEDCGSCANCKKTLNPDTRKLVRCRKRKCKCPILKYKPDGPQMLDPYPMTNFQIDSRELQNSTSQYSDPEDFSVNVDIEDDDEEFDGDDADYEAWVRKRKRRSCGKCEACNSRTDCGTCDFCIDKPKFGGSNKKRQKCRLRQCQRQAMLGQTDFGSQEGWVQLGRPRPHFTYSRKTTSKKRKTPHLQVDMEFTDDDDEPLQQEEDYRYMETAHWRPMLPSKRRDENFRNHIPTVQVGINLDSNLKRTSTQTYLLAHKETVEIVKNNSLLEHVPDILNLISSPAYCTLFKPADPAVKYVGPPVENTSSAAPDRQSGMNGGGPSVDMDVETPSVEPEVEEVTPMITQIFSLADSAGTSGIDQEHELLKLLKSIHSSALPTLWFAIMVEGPTLQLLQCSKLSHMVDTTVQIDPSFYYQICVQGQPLLLTHPLYGAHPSCLTSVPQVANLLLDLEKYNVCQGVPTKEQPFSQAPIIIERASTCDFLVLKETEQCVRCKALSCSY; translated from the exons ATGAATGAAGGACTGGTGGATAACCGAGGTTccgagagagggccaggggaggAAGACATGGAGATAAACGGAGAGGTACTAAAACCTACAAATGATCTACTtctagaaagggaggagaggactgaGTTTGGGGACAATGGGCTGGAGAGGACCTCTCAGGTCCTATCGCCACTGGAGGCCCTGGCTCCCTCGGACAGCCTTGACATTCAGGACCATGCCACCTCTGTTCCTGTGATGACAGGCAATGGGCAGACAGAGAAGATCCCAGGGGGAGTTGCTGAGGAACAACCTGTAGACTGGTTTGAGCCTCTGGAAGATGACAATTATGAAGATGACACACAGGGTTGGAACTTGGGACTTGCGATGGGGGAGCGACGCGTGAATGGAAAAGGGGATGCCGAAGAGGAGAGTGTTGCAGGGAGCGAAAGGAGCGGTAGCGTGGCAGGCCTTGAGAAGAAAATCAACAGCAACAACCT GTTTTCTGTTTATAGACGGAAGAAAAAAGTAACAGTTGAAGAGGGCTGGGAGGACTGGCCGGCACTTGGAAAGGGGTGGAAGCGCAAAGCGGTTGTTCGTCGTTCAGGTTCTAGTGTTGGCCAGAGTGACGTTTATTACATGAG TCCGAGTAATGAGCGTGTGAGAAGTAGGGTTGAGCTTTCCAAAGTCCTGGCAGATACTCTGGACATGACAATGTTTGATTACAAAGCAGGGGTGTTCAGGGGTGCTGGACAACCCAAGCCCTTGCGTGCGAGAAAGAcg AACATACAGAAGGATCCTCCTCCCTTAGTGGACTGTGGATTTTCCTCAGAGTCCAGCTTGAAGGACAGAGGGGACCGGGCAGACAGTCCTGACTCCCATCACAGACTGACCCCTCTGAGTCGCAGCTCTATGGGCACGCCAAGCAAAGATCTCCAACATACCACTCCCCCAAGACCGAACTCGTCTCTTGCAAAGATTAGTTCAGCTTCTGTCGCTCGTGATGTGGAAGATGTGAAGCAAAATGCAACTAAACTGCCCTTGAGCCCTGCATCATCACTTTCAGTCTCCATCAATGGGAAGGCTGGTTCAGAGCCCTTCTTTGG CATCTGTGCCATTTGTGGTAATTCATATACAGGCTTAGAGTATGAAAGGCAGATGAAGAGTCCCTGTTGCACCATATGCAGGG CCAACAATCCAACTATAGCCAAGATTCAACTTCATCAAAGATTCAGAAAG TGGATTCCTTGTGGTCACTGTAGGGCTTGCCTTACCACAGAAGATTGTGGTAGTTGTGCCAACTGCAAAAAAACACTGAACCCTGACACCAGAAAACTTGTCCGCTGTCGGAAACGCAAATGCAAATGTCCTATCCTCAAG tataaaCCCGATGGTCCCCAAATGTTGGATCCCTATCCCATGACGAATTTTCAG ATTGACAGCAGAGAATTGCAG AACTCCACTTCTCAATACAGTGACCCTGAGGACTTCTCTGTGAATGTCGATATAGAAGATGACGATGAAGAGTTTGATGGTGATGATGCTGACTATGAG GCTTGGGTGAGGAAACGTAAGCGGCGCTCCTGTGGGAAGTGTGAAGCCTGTAATAGTAGGACAGACTGTGGCACTTGTGATTTCTGCATAGACAAACCCAAGTTTGGAGGCAGCAATAAGAAGAGACAGAAGTGCCGTCTACGGCAGTGCCAGAGACAAGCCATG TTGGGCCAGACTGATTTTGGGTCCCAAGAGGGGTGGGTGCAGCTTGGCAGGCCTAGGCCTCACTTTACATACAGTCGCAAGACAACCTCAAAGAAAAGAAAAACACCGCATCTGCAAGTGGACATGGAGTTCACTGATGATGACGACGAGCCACTGCAGCAAGAAGAGGATTATCGCTACATGGAAACA GCACATTGGCGCCCTATGCTTCCCAGCAAACGCCGGGATGAGAATTTCAGAAACCACATACCGACAGTCCAGGTTGGAATCAATTTGGATTCAAACTTAAAGAGAACATCAACTCAAACctatcttttg GCTCACAAAGAGACTGTGGAAATTGTCAAAAATAATTCACTTCTGGAGCATGTCCCAGATATCCTCAACCTTATAAGTTCTCCAGCA TATTGCACACTGTTCAAACCGGCAGACCCCGCGGTGAAATATGTTGGACCCCCAGTTGAGAATACATCCtcagcagctccggacagacagaGTGGAATGAATGGAGGAGGGCCAAGTGTGGACATGGATGTAGAAACGCCGTCTGTGGAGCCAGAAGTGGAGGAGGTCACACCTATG ATCACTCAGATCTTCAGTCTTGCTGACAGTGCAGGAACAAGTGGGATCGACCAAGAACATGAGCTGTTAAAGCTACTTAAGTCCATTCACAGCTCTGCACTCCCCACACTCTGGTTTGCCATAATGGTGGAGGGCCCGACACTACAGCTACTGCAGTGCTCTAAGCTCTCCCACATGGTGGACACAACCGTGCAGATTGACCCAAGCTTCTACTATCAGATCTGTGTACAGGGCCAGCCGCTGCTCCTCACCCACCCGCTGTATGGAGCTCACCCATCCTGCTTGACATCTGTGCCCCAGGTGGCGAACCTGCTCCTGGATCTGGAGAAGTACAACGTGTGCCAGGGGGTCCCGACCAAGGAACAGCCATTCAGCCAGGCTCCAATTATCATTGAGCGGGCATCAACCTGTGACTTTCTGGTACTTAAAGAAACCGAGCAATGTGTGAGGTGTAAGGCCTTATCCTGCAGCTATTAA
- the LOC115137356 gene encoding uncharacterized protein LOC115137356 isoform X3 — MNEGLVDNRGSERGPGEEDMEINGEVLKPTNDLLLEREERTEFGDNGLERTSQVLSPLEALAPSDSLDIQDHATSVPVMTGNGQTEKIPGGVAEEQPVDWFEPLEDDNYEDDTQGWNLGLAMGERRVNGKGDAEEESVAGSERSGSVAGLEKKINSNNLFSVYRRKKKVTVEEGWEDWPALGKGWKRKAVVRRSGSSVGQSDVYYMSPSNERVRSRVELSKVLADTLDMTMFDYKAGVFRGAGQPKPLRARKTNIQKDPPPLVDCGFSSESSLKDRGDRADSPDSHHRLTPLSRSSMGTPSKDLQHTTPPRPNSSLAKISSASVARDVEDVKQNATKLPLSPASSLSVSINGKAGSEPFFGICAICGNSYTGLEYERQMKSPCCTICRANNPTIAKIQLHQRFRKWIPCGHCRACLTTEDCGSCANCKKTLNPDTRKLVRCRKRKCKCPILKYKPDGPQMLDPYPMTNFQIDSRELQNSTSQYSDPEDFSVNVDIEDDDEEFDGDDADYEAWVRKRKRRSCGKCEACNSRTDCGTCDFCIDKPKFGGSNKKRQKCRLRQCQRQAMRHLLPFQLGQTDFGSQEGWVQLGRPRPHFTYSRKTTSKKRKTPHLQVDMEFTDDDDEPLQQEEDYRYMETAHWRPMLPSKRRDENFRNHIPTVQAHKETVEIVKNNSLLEHVPDILNLISSPAYCTLFKPADPAVKYVGPPVENTSSAAPDRQSGMNGGGPSVDMDVETPSVEPEVEEVTPMITQIFSLADSAGTSGIDQEHELLKLLKSIHSSALPTLWFAIMVEGPTLQLLQCSKLSHMVDTTVQIDPSFYYQICVQGQPLLLTHPLYGAHPSCLTSVPQVANLLLDLEKYNVCQGVPTKEQPFSQAPIIIERASTCDFLVLKETEQCVRCKALSCSY, encoded by the exons ATGAATGAAGGACTGGTGGATAACCGAGGTTccgagagagggccaggggaggAAGACATGGAGATAAACGGAGAGGTACTAAAACCTACAAATGATCTACTtctagaaagggaggagaggactgaGTTTGGGGACAATGGGCTGGAGAGGACCTCTCAGGTCCTATCGCCACTGGAGGCCCTGGCTCCCTCGGACAGCCTTGACATTCAGGACCATGCCACCTCTGTTCCTGTGATGACAGGCAATGGGCAGACAGAGAAGATCCCAGGGGGAGTTGCTGAGGAACAACCTGTAGACTGGTTTGAGCCTCTGGAAGATGACAATTATGAAGATGACACACAGGGTTGGAACTTGGGACTTGCGATGGGGGAGCGACGCGTGAATGGAAAAGGGGATGCCGAAGAGGAGAGTGTTGCAGGGAGCGAAAGGAGCGGTAGCGTGGCAGGCCTTGAGAAGAAAATCAACAGCAACAACCT GTTTTCTGTTTATAGACGGAAGAAAAAAGTAACAGTTGAAGAGGGCTGGGAGGACTGGCCGGCACTTGGAAAGGGGTGGAAGCGCAAAGCGGTTGTTCGTCGTTCAGGTTCTAGTGTTGGCCAGAGTGACGTTTATTACATGAG TCCGAGTAATGAGCGTGTGAGAAGTAGGGTTGAGCTTTCCAAAGTCCTGGCAGATACTCTGGACATGACAATGTTTGATTACAAAGCAGGGGTGTTCAGGGGTGCTGGACAACCCAAGCCCTTGCGTGCGAGAAAGAcg AACATACAGAAGGATCCTCCTCCCTTAGTGGACTGTGGATTTTCCTCAGAGTCCAGCTTGAAGGACAGAGGGGACCGGGCAGACAGTCCTGACTCCCATCACAGACTGACCCCTCTGAGTCGCAGCTCTATGGGCACGCCAAGCAAAGATCTCCAACATACCACTCCCCCAAGACCGAACTCGTCTCTTGCAAAGATTAGTTCAGCTTCTGTCGCTCGTGATGTGGAAGATGTGAAGCAAAATGCAACTAAACTGCCCTTGAGCCCTGCATCATCACTTTCAGTCTCCATCAATGGGAAGGCTGGTTCAGAGCCCTTCTTTGG CATCTGTGCCATTTGTGGTAATTCATATACAGGCTTAGAGTATGAAAGGCAGATGAAGAGTCCCTGTTGCACCATATGCAGGG CCAACAATCCAACTATAGCCAAGATTCAACTTCATCAAAGATTCAGAAAG TGGATTCCTTGTGGTCACTGTAGGGCTTGCCTTACCACAGAAGATTGTGGTAGTTGTGCCAACTGCAAAAAAACACTGAACCCTGACACCAGAAAACTTGTCCGCTGTCGGAAACGCAAATGCAAATGTCCTATCCTCAAG tataaaCCCGATGGTCCCCAAATGTTGGATCCCTATCCCATGACGAATTTTCAG ATTGACAGCAGAGAATTGCAG AACTCCACTTCTCAATACAGTGACCCTGAGGACTTCTCTGTGAATGTCGATATAGAAGATGACGATGAAGAGTTTGATGGTGATGATGCTGACTATGAG GCTTGGGTGAGGAAACGTAAGCGGCGCTCCTGTGGGAAGTGTGAAGCCTGTAATAGTAGGACAGACTGTGGCACTTGTGATTTCTGCATAGACAAACCCAAGTTTGGAGGCAGCAATAAGAAGAGACAGAAGTGCCGTCTACGGCAGTGCCAGAGACAAGCCATG AGACACTTGTTGCCCTTTCAGTTGGGCCAGACTGATTTTGGGTCCCAAGAGGGGTGGGTGCAGCTTGGCAGGCCTAGGCCTCACTTTACATACAGTCGCAAGACAACCTCAAAGAAAAGAAAAACACCGCATCTGCAAGTGGACATGGAGTTCACTGATGATGACGACGAGCCACTGCAGCAAGAAGAGGATTATCGCTACATGGAAACA GCACATTGGCGCCCTATGCTTCCCAGCAAACGCCGGGATGAGAATTTCAGAAACCACATACCGACAGTCCAG GCTCACAAAGAGACTGTGGAAATTGTCAAAAATAATTCACTTCTGGAGCATGTCCCAGATATCCTCAACCTTATAAGTTCTCCAGCA TATTGCACACTGTTCAAACCGGCAGACCCCGCGGTGAAATATGTTGGACCCCCAGTTGAGAATACATCCtcagcagctccggacagacagaGTGGAATGAATGGAGGAGGGCCAAGTGTGGACATGGATGTAGAAACGCCGTCTGTGGAGCCAGAAGTGGAGGAGGTCACACCTATG ATCACTCAGATCTTCAGTCTTGCTGACAGTGCAGGAACAAGTGGGATCGACCAAGAACATGAGCTGTTAAAGCTACTTAAGTCCATTCACAGCTCTGCACTCCCCACACTCTGGTTTGCCATAATGGTGGAGGGCCCGACACTACAGCTACTGCAGTGCTCTAAGCTCTCCCACATGGTGGACACAACCGTGCAGATTGACCCAAGCTTCTACTATCAGATCTGTGTACAGGGCCAGCCGCTGCTCCTCACCCACCCGCTGTATGGAGCTCACCCATCCTGCTTGACATCTGTGCCCCAGGTGGCGAACCTGCTCCTGGATCTGGAGAAGTACAACGTGTGCCAGGGGGTCCCGACCAAGGAACAGCCATTCAGCCAGGCTCCAATTATCATTGAGCGGGCATCAACCTGTGACTTTCTGGTACTTAAAGAAACCGAGCAATGTGTGAGGTGTAAGGCCTTATCCTGCAGCTATTAA